In Streptomyces sp. RFCAC02, the following proteins share a genomic window:
- a CDS encoding ATP-dependent helicase — protein sequence MSDTLLAELDSLHPRQRAAVLHDGNVVLRAGPGSGKTHTLVARIAYVLQTQISSFRGVACITYTNPAAEEIRRRVHRSGVRAEGRITCSTVHAFCLNEILRAFGHLTGQPAPEAGQVLSKAAIEALLQRCFDQVGIGEVLAQHRVPQSTKIRRALACNEALDSFDSREFEAARLYDEQLILRGQIDFEAMVIRAVRLVREHAHVRDLLRARFPHLVVDEYQDLGGVLHELVLALRDLAGITVFAVGDTDQSVYGFTGADAKYLTELADRKDFRDFELEVNYRSGQDIITAAEAALGHSRGRLAREGAPPGDVNLVRVEGGLQDHARVTCNLVKQAQDKGISRERIAILYPARGRLLDDVRHELTRRELDFRHEGDDKLPAGSLSRFVQRCAARAVTNYQIHAAPGADRADMLRRAQAPSLASLARALTTLRTEAQLAPPPSRLFLPRALQLCLDPGELYPADAPALVWLEQLRASLALDEVAARHPDQDNRSSLDSLARLCQSKDHVLQDLARGEEVVGKVLLATYHAAKGREFDTVILPGLLQGLIPRDIPIGGKKWRKPTEAELEEQRRTFYVALTRAESTVTMIVGPGYETKNGYWKSCGPSAFVIEMERRLFPKEEI from the coding sequence GTGAGTGACACCCTCCTCGCGGAGCTCGACAGTCTGCACCCCAGGCAACGGGCCGCCGTTCTCCACGACGGCAACGTCGTTCTGCGGGCCGGCCCTGGGAGCGGGAAGACGCACACCCTCGTCGCCCGGATCGCCTACGTGCTCCAGACGCAGATCTCGTCCTTCCGCGGCGTGGCCTGCATCACCTACACCAACCCGGCGGCCGAGGAGATCCGGCGCCGCGTCCACCGCAGCGGCGTACGCGCCGAGGGGCGGATCACCTGCTCCACCGTGCACGCCTTCTGCCTGAACGAGATCCTGCGCGCCTTCGGACACCTGACCGGGCAGCCCGCGCCTGAGGCGGGACAAGTCCTCAGCAAGGCGGCCATCGAGGCGCTCCTGCAGCGCTGCTTCGACCAGGTCGGCATCGGCGAGGTCCTCGCGCAGCACCGCGTGCCCCAGAGCACCAAGATCCGCAGGGCACTGGCCTGCAACGAGGCCCTGGACAGCTTCGATTCGCGGGAATTTGAAGCCGCACGCCTTTACGACGAACAGCTCATCCTCCGAGGTCAGATCGACTTCGAGGCCATGGTCATCCGGGCCGTGCGCCTCGTCAGGGAGCACGCACATGTCCGCGACCTCCTGCGTGCCCGCTTCCCCCACCTCGTCGTCGACGAGTACCAAGACCTCGGCGGAGTCCTGCACGAACTCGTCCTCGCCCTGCGCGACCTGGCCGGCATCACCGTCTTCGCCGTCGGGGACACCGACCAGTCTGTCTACGGCTTCACCGGTGCCGACGCCAAGTACCTGACCGAACTTGCAGACCGAAAGGACTTCCGCGATTTCGAACTCGAGGTCAACTATCGCAGCGGCCAGGACATCATCACCGCCGCCGAAGCCGCCCTCGGGCATTCCCGAGGCCGCCTCGCCCGCGAAGGCGCACCCCCCGGCGACGTCAACCTCGTTCGAGTCGAGGGAGGCCTCCAGGACCACGCCAGAGTGACCTGCAACCTCGTCAAACAGGCGCAGGACAAGGGCATCAGCCGCGAGCGGATCGCCATCCTCTACCCCGCTCGCGGTCGCCTGCTCGACGACGTACGCCATGAGCTCACCCGACGCGAGCTGGACTTCCGGCACGAGGGTGACGACAAACTGCCCGCCGGCAGTCTCTCCCGCTTCGTCCAGCGCTGTGCGGCCCGCGCCGTCACCAACTACCAGATCCACGCCGCACCCGGCGCTGACCGCGCCGACATGCTGCGCCGTGCGCAAGCACCGTCCCTTGCCTCCCTTGCCCGCGCTCTCACCACACTGCGCACCGAGGCTCAGCTCGCCCCGCCTCCCTCGCGGCTCTTCCTGCCCAGGGCTCTGCAACTGTGCCTCGACCCGGGGGAGCTCTACCCCGCCGACGCCCCGGCCCTCGTCTGGCTGGAGCAGCTACGCGCCAGCTTGGCTCTCGACGAGGTAGCCGCAAGGCACCCCGATCAGGACAACAGGAGCAGCCTCGACAGCCTGGCCCGCCTGTGCCAGTCCAAGGACCATGTGCTGCAGGACCTCGCGCGCGGCGAGGAAGTCGTCGGGAAGGTCCTGCTCGCCACCTACCACGCGGCCAAGGGCCGAGAGTTCGACACCGTGATCCTGCCGGGCCTTCTCCAAGGCCTCATTCCGCGCGACATCCCTATCGGCGGGAAAAAATGGCGGAAGCCCACGGAAGCGGAGCTCGAGGAGCAAAGGCGCACCTTCTACGTCGCCCTCACCCGTGCCGAGTCGACCGTGACCATGATCGTCGGCCCCGGGTACGAGACCAAGAACGGATACTGGAAGTCCTGTGGACCCTCAGCCTTCGTGATCGAGATGGAACGGCGCCTCTTTCCCAAGGAAGAGATCTGA
- a CDS encoding AAA family ATPase produces MGLHISRIEIRNFRNFQHLVIDDFPAHAVIVGENGVGKSNLLEAIRLVLDPSVSDARRMLREEDVWEGHSAGLAGGAEVTIVVELRGFDDDDDAKSLLSSAAVGFDPYVARLTYRFAPRTEVATTDGPRVQPTGRPLTAKDYDVVVFAGAGAGEDDGKTNDVRAIRREVALRVLPALRDAEADLHNWRRSPMRDLLERLPLDPVNLEATASAIATAVHQLTEDDNVTKLEEHLTDRLGDMFGPRLAPQPTLGFASSKPDELIRAVRLFFDAARRRSISDTSLGSANVIYLGLLLEALSQQRLDEEFIAPLVAVEEPEAHLHVTLQRHLFRYLLRTGPSLILTTHSPHIAAVAPVRSFIVLRATENGTTGATTAALPVSSEEAADLERYLDVSRAEILFASAVVLVEGLAELYILPALAQAAGFDLDAYGTVVASAHGTDFKPYRVLLGPTGLDTAHVVVTDGDAAADKRGVREAGLKRGAKLHPEESRGEALLAQIALLPETGAADYKTTRDPLAAELQGHGIYIGAQTLETDLCSLFGEEILQAFEELNTSTTARDDVSRGVANERSTTVDLELRKKMLKRIGALGKGRFAQRLASHIAQVNLQERIRAATQTPWHLPLDEQALRRLGAASYIFLAMERISLAARETSLFPASTAPHVDGQGSDAGE; encoded by the coding sequence ATGGGCCTGCACATTTCGCGGATCGAGATACGCAACTTCCGCAACTTCCAGCACTTGGTCATCGACGACTTTCCCGCCCACGCGGTGATCGTCGGTGAGAACGGCGTCGGCAAGTCGAATCTGTTGGAAGCGATCCGCCTGGTCCTCGACCCGTCCGTCTCCGACGCCCGGCGCATGCTGCGCGAGGAAGACGTCTGGGAAGGGCACTCCGCAGGCCTCGCCGGCGGAGCAGAAGTGACCATCGTGGTCGAGCTGCGCGGCTTCGACGACGACGACGACGCCAAGAGCCTCCTATCCAGCGCCGCGGTGGGTTTCGATCCCTACGTAGCCCGGCTGACCTACCGCTTCGCCCCGCGCACAGAAGTAGCAACCACCGACGGCCCACGGGTGCAACCCACCGGCCGGCCGCTGACCGCCAAGGACTACGACGTCGTCGTCTTCGCCGGCGCCGGCGCCGGCGAAGACGACGGCAAGACCAATGACGTGCGCGCCATCCGCCGCGAGGTGGCCCTGCGCGTTCTGCCCGCCCTGCGCGACGCCGAAGCAGATCTGCACAACTGGCGGCGCAGCCCGATGCGGGATCTCCTCGAACGACTTCCCCTGGACCCGGTGAACCTGGAAGCCACCGCCTCGGCGATCGCCACCGCTGTCCACCAGCTCACCGAGGACGACAACGTGACCAAGCTGGAGGAGCACCTGACGGACCGGCTGGGAGACATGTTCGGGCCGCGCCTGGCCCCCCAGCCCACCCTCGGCTTCGCCTCCTCCAAGCCGGACGAATTGATACGCGCCGTACGTCTGTTCTTCGACGCGGCCCGCCGCAGGAGCATCTCCGACACCAGCCTGGGCAGCGCCAATGTCATCTACCTCGGGCTGCTGCTGGAAGCCCTCAGCCAGCAGCGACTCGACGAGGAATTCATCGCCCCCCTGGTCGCCGTGGAAGAGCCCGAAGCACACCTCCACGTCACACTCCAGCGGCACCTCTTCCGGTATCTGCTGCGCACCGGGCCGTCGCTCATCCTCACCACCCACAGCCCTCACATCGCCGCCGTCGCCCCGGTCCGTTCCTTCATCGTGCTGCGCGCCACGGAGAACGGCACGACCGGCGCCACCACGGCCGCCCTCCCCGTCAGCAGCGAGGAAGCCGCGGACCTAGAGCGCTACCTCGACGTCAGCCGTGCCGAGATCCTCTTCGCCTCCGCCGTGGTGCTGGTCGAAGGACTGGCCGAGCTGTACATCCTCCCCGCCCTGGCCCAAGCCGCCGGGTTCGACCTCGACGCCTACGGCACCGTGGTGGCCAGCGCCCACGGCACCGACTTCAAGCCCTACCGGGTGCTCCTCGGCCCGACGGGCCTTGACACCGCCCATGTGGTCGTCACCGACGGAGACGCCGCCGCCGACAAGCGTGGTGTGCGGGAAGCCGGCCTGAAGCGGGGCGCGAAACTCCACCCGGAGGAATCCCGCGGCGAGGCACTCCTGGCCCAGATCGCTCTCCTTCCGGAGACCGGTGCAGCCGACTACAAAACGACCCGCGATCCCCTCGCGGCGGAGCTCCAGGGCCACGGCATCTACATCGGCGCCCAGACCCTAGAGACCGACCTGTGTTCCCTGTTTGGCGAAGAGATCCTCCAGGCTTTCGAGGAGCTGAACACCAGCACCACCGCGCGAGACGACGTGAGCCGCGGGGTCGCCAACGAACGGAGCACGACCGTCGACCTTGAGCTACGGAAAAAGATGCTCAAGCGGATCGGCGCCCTCGGCAAGGGCCGCTTCGCACAGCGCCTCGCCTCACACATCGCACAGGTCAACCTGCAAGAACGCATCCGAGCTGCGACCCAGACCCCCTGGCACCTTCCACTTGACGAGCAGGCCCTGCGCCGCCTGGGCGCGGCTTCCTACATCTTCCTCGCCATGGAACGCATCAGCCTTGCGGCCCGTGAAACGTCACTGTTCCCCGCTTCCACGGCGCCGCACGTCGACGGGCAGGGCAGTGATGCAGGTGAGTGA
- a CDS encoding transposase family protein, giving the protein MHRRARRPTAHARREVVDHLGASGQTGIIDGTEIRVRRPAAGRKDRGKFISGKNEQNAVKSMVVTDAEGRLLFCGPAVPASCADITHARQLGLVELLAEGPGVEILADAGFQGLGAQTGGRVVTPPHRKFKRNPPDRYEEMYQ; this is encoded by the coding sequence TTGCACCGTCGCGCCCGACGTCCGACTGCGCACGCTCGCCGCGAGGTCGTCGACCATCTCGGCGCGAGCGGTCAGACCGGGATCATCGATGGCACCGAGATCCGGGTGCGTCGTCCGGCGGCCGGGCGCAAGGACCGCGGGAAGTTCATCTCCGGCAAGAACGAGCAGAACGCAGTCAAGTCCATGGTCGTCACGGACGCCGAGGGACGCCTGCTGTTCTGCGGCCCGGCCGTGCCGGCAAGCTGCGCGGATATCACCCATGCCCGGCAGTTGGGCCTGGTCGAGCTCCTGGCCGAGGGGCCAGGCGTGGAGATCCTCGCCGACGCCGGCTTTCAGGGGCTGGGCGCGCAGACCGGCGGCCGCGTGGTGACGCCACCGCACCGCAAGTTCAAGAGGAACCCGCCGGACCGGTACGAGGAGATGTACCAATGA
- a CDS encoding IS5 family transposase, which produces MGARASNQRSANASDTGDTTFSIISTGGSSHTGAEGREPPCEATKKVTGLRDPALGRSRGGLTSKIHLACDAVGRPLAFTVTGGNTNDCTQFTTVMEAIRVPRLGPGRPRNRPDHILGDKGYSSRAIRDWLRQRSIGHTIPERADQIRNRLRRGSRGGRPPAFDKRLYKQRNEVERCFNRLKQWRGIATRYDKTIESYQAAVTLASLLMWA; this is translated from the coding sequence ATCGGCGCTCGTGCCTCTAATCAGCGCTCTGCCAATGCCTCCGACACCGGCGACACCACCTTTTCGATCATCTCGACTGGGGGCTCAAGTCATACCGGGGCCGAAGGCCGGGAGCCTCCTTGCGAGGCCACGAAGAAGGTAACGGGGCTCCGCGACCCCGCGCTCGGACGCTCCAGAGGTGGCCTGACCAGCAAGATCCACCTGGCGTGCGATGCTGTGGGGCGTCCGCTCGCCTTCACCGTCACTGGCGGGAACACCAACGACTGCACCCAGTTCACGACCGTGATGGAGGCGATACGGGTGCCTCGCCTCGGCCCGGGACGGCCACGGAACCGGCCCGACCACATCCTGGGCGACAAGGGCTACAGCTCCAGGGCCATCCGCGACTGGCTCAGGCAGCGGAGCATCGGCCACACCATCCCGGAACGGGCCGACCAGATCCGCAACCGGCTCCGGCGCGGCAGCCGCGGCGGACGACCGCCAGCCTTCGACAAACGCCTCTACAAGCAGCGCAACGAAGTCGAACGCTGTTTCAACCGCTTGAAGCAATGGCGAGGCATCGCCACCCGCTACGACAAGACCATCGAGTCCTACCAAGCAGCCGTCACCCTCGCCTCGCTCCTGATGTGGGCCTGA
- a CDS encoding IS110 family transposase: MTDESVIGVYLGLDVGKGEHHAAAVNRAGKKVFDKPLPNSEPRLRELFDKLRAKHGTVLVVVDQPASIGALPLTVARDAGCQVAYLPGLTMRRIADLYPGEAKTDARDAFIIADAARAMPHTLRAVDPADETVAELAMIAGFDDDLAGESTRIANRLRGLLTQIHPSLERVLGPRIQHPAVLRLLERFGSPAQIRKAGRRRLVTLIRPKAPRMAERLVEDIFTALDEQTVVVPGTDAAALIVPSLASSLTSVLDQRKLLAARIEELLEAHPLSPVLISMPGIGVRTAARTLIDVGDGSGFATAGHLAAYAGLAPVTRSSGSSIRGEHPSRRGNKQLKRAFYLAAFASLSQPESRAYYDRKRREGKHHVAALVALARRRIDVLFAMLRDGTFYQSPAPATA; encoded by the coding sequence GTGACGGATGAATCTGTCATCGGTGTCTATCTGGGGCTGGATGTCGGCAAGGGCGAACATCACGCCGCCGCTGTCAATCGCGCTGGGAAGAAGGTGTTCGACAAGCCGTTGCCCAACAGCGAGCCGAGGCTGCGGGAGCTGTTCGACAAGCTGCGGGCCAAGCACGGGACCGTGCTGGTGGTCGTCGACCAGCCGGCTTCCATCGGAGCTCTGCCCCTGACAGTCGCCCGGGATGCAGGCTGCCAGGTCGCCTACTTGCCCGGGCTGACCATGCGGCGGATCGCCGATCTTTACCCTGGTGAAGCCAAGACCGATGCCCGTGACGCGTTCATCATCGCGGACGCTGCCAGAGCGATGCCCCACACCCTGCGGGCAGTCGATCCCGCTGATGAGACGGTCGCCGAGCTCGCGATGATCGCGGGCTTCGACGACGACCTGGCGGGCGAGTCCACCCGGATCGCCAACCGGCTCCGCGGCCTGCTCACTCAGATCCATCCATCACTGGAACGGGTCTTGGGCCCACGGATTCAGCACCCGGCCGTGCTCAGGCTGCTGGAGCGGTTCGGTTCCCCGGCTCAGATTCGCAAAGCCGGAAGGCGACGACTGGTCACTCTGATACGGCCGAAGGCACCGCGGATGGCCGAGCGGCTGGTGGAGGACATCTTCACCGCACTCGACGAACAGACCGTCGTCGTCCCGGGCACCGACGCGGCCGCACTGATCGTCCCCAGCCTCGCCAGTTCCCTCACGTCCGTCCTTGACCAGCGCAAACTCCTCGCAGCAAGGATCGAAGAGCTTCTGGAGGCCCACCCTCTTTCCCCAGTCCTGATCTCGATGCCTGGCATCGGGGTCAGGACCGCAGCCCGAACCCTCATCGACGTCGGTGACGGCAGCGGCTTCGCCACCGCCGGCCACCTCGCCGCCTACGCCGGCCTGGCACCCGTGACAAGGAGCTCCGGCTCCTCCATCCGCGGTGAACATCCTTCACGACGCGGCAACAAGCAGCTCAAACGGGCCTTCTATCTGGCCGCATTCGCCTCGCTCTCCCAGCCCGAGTCCCGTGCTTATTACGACCGGAAACGCCGCGAGGGCAAACACCATGTCGCAGCCCTCGTCGCACTCGCCCGACGCCGCATCGACGTCCTCTTCGCAATGCTCCGAGACGGCACCTTCTACCAGTCACCCGCCCCGGCTACAGCTTGA
- a CDS encoding IS5 family transposase — protein sequence MVDHGWVIRRHELSDAEWEFVRPLLPVSVRGRKRSDDRTVLNGIVWKFRTGTAWRDVPERYGPWATLHTRFRRWALDGTFERMLRAAQARADAAGDIDWLVSVDSTVVRAHQHAAGARKGASMGFVKL from the coding sequence ATGGTGGATCATGGTTGGGTGATACGTCGCCATGAACTGTCGGATGCCGAGTGGGAGTTCGTCCGGCCGCTGTTGCCCGTGTCGGTGCGGGGTAGGAAGCGGTCGGACGACCGTACGGTGCTCAACGGGATCGTGTGGAAGTTCCGCACCGGGACCGCTTGGCGTGACGTGCCCGAGCGGTACGGTCCGTGGGCCACATTGCACACCCGGTTCCGCCGGTGGGCACTGGACGGCACGTTCGAGCGGATGCTCCGAGCCGCCCAGGCCCGGGCGGATGCAGCCGGGGACATCGACTGGCTCGTGTCGGTCGACTCCACCGTCGTCCGTGCCCACCAGCACGCCGCCGGGGCGCGAAAAGGTGCCTCTATGGGTTTCGTCAAGCTGTAG
- a CDS encoding DUF1173 family protein encodes MQDLLKTPPSGRSHYTDRAILDDGTGTSIRLMQPLTTRTSSPDRHAAGDPPHDRLQTARGAISLLGLLHYLWEQAQLNQWHPSWHRSWSTCRSRLQRAVGDCSVSGQALSEVLYVVPPYRPSSADVNARDFDDFRSRLGNHRGMEHRGLVLGELRDTAPSQHSVRFRLCHLATPLFATTALVERTRRSYRSAFSPAAIDGSCRRVILLLVRRSAKGYLLIDDLAAMLSTRSYVPADSSHEIRMAGALSAAGRRFIKPLRYDITDGVFPDFVLTDEPSGPVYVEVYGMSNLSCYRERKRAKQTYYRAHNIPVIEWSVTEPLPDLAPNLEVAVSWGHQPRE; translated from the coding sequence ATGCAAGATCTTTTGAAGACACCGCCTAGCGGACGCTCCCACTACACCGATCGAGCGATCCTGGATGACGGGACCGGTACCTCCATCCGACTGATGCAACCACTGACGACCCGGACGTCGTCACCGGACCGGCATGCCGCCGGAGACCCGCCGCATGATCGGCTTCAGACCGCCCGCGGAGCGATCAGCCTCCTGGGCCTCCTCCACTACCTCTGGGAACAAGCCCAGCTGAACCAATGGCATCCGTCATGGCACCGAAGCTGGTCAACCTGCCGCTCGCGCCTCCAGCGTGCGGTCGGCGACTGCTCGGTGAGCGGTCAGGCGCTCAGCGAGGTCCTCTACGTAGTTCCGCCGTACCGTCCCTCAAGCGCCGATGTCAACGCTCGGGACTTTGACGACTTCCGTAGCCGCCTCGGTAACCATCGCGGCATGGAACACCGCGGACTGGTTCTCGGTGAACTCAGGGACACGGCTCCGTCCCAGCACAGCGTACGATTCCGGCTCTGTCACCTTGCCACGCCGCTGTTCGCCACCACCGCGCTGGTCGAGCGGACGCGGCGTTCCTACCGCTCGGCCTTCTCCCCCGCAGCCATCGACGGCTCTTGTCGGCGCGTCATTCTTCTGCTCGTACGCCGCAGCGCGAAGGGCTACCTCCTGATCGACGACCTCGCTGCCATGCTTTCCACCCGCAGCTATGTGCCGGCGGACTCCTCCCACGAGATCCGCATGGCCGGTGCCTTGTCTGCCGCCGGGCGTCGCTTCATCAAGCCCCTGCGCTACGACATCACCGACGGCGTCTTCCCTGATTTCGTCCTTACGGACGAGCCATCGGGTCCGGTCTACGTCGAGGTCTACGGCATGAGCAATCTGAGCTGCTATCGGGAACGCAAGCGAGCCAAGCAGACGTACTATCGCGCTCACAACATTCCGGTGATCGAGTGGAGCGTCACCGAGCCGCTACCGGATCTGGCACCTAACCTCGAAGTGGCGGTGAGCTGGGGTCACCAGCCACGGGAATGA